The proteins below come from a single Bryobacter aggregatus MPL3 genomic window:
- a CDS encoding type II toxin-antitoxin system Phd/YefM family antitoxin gives MSNRVVTATEFKAKCLALLDEVNETGETLTVTKRGKAVATIQGASARPFQSLKGVLVGKVKIVGDLEDYSVTNDWNCTKDSLDDSQ, from the coding sequence ATGAGCAATCGGGTGGTGACGGCTACGGAATTCAAGGCCAAATGCCTGGCCTTACTCGACGAAGTGAACGAGACCGGGGAGACGCTGACGGTCACCAAGCGGGGGAAGGCGGTTGCGACCATACAGGGTGCAAGCGCCAGGCCCTTCCAATCCTTGAAGGGCGTACTCGTGGGCAAGGTGAAGATCGTAGGAGATCTGGAAGACTACAGTGTCACCAATGATTGGAATTGCACCAAGGACAGTCTTGATGACTCCCAGTGA